A single Brachionichthys hirsutus isolate HB-005 chromosome 17, CSIRO-AGI_Bhir_v1, whole genome shotgun sequence DNA region contains:
- the pld5 gene encoding inactive phospholipase D5 produces the protein MAGPITQEPLKNQQKCIAIFALLCCFAVLVVLIFSSVNIWGDNEDGITEENCSKDCSIKLVENLPDDLYPPTNGGHRLPLSVGLHTLLDQAKHSIEVVSPVWALNPWDPETMPSAAKQGQLLFQKMLRLKSRGVKLKIASSLTSSAELQTLAEHNAEVHFVNMTALTRGGLHSSFWIVDRTHIYIGSADMDWRSLSKRKELGVVVHNCSCLALDLHRVFSFYWQLHQRDYVPSIWSKRVTALYGRHGALDLQLDASQASAYVSTSPELFCARDRTRDIDAIHHVIQSAETFVFISVTDYLPLVSRSFRGTRVTRYWSPIDEVIREAVVLRRIKVHLLISFWAKTHPLTLNFVTSLKSLCMELVNCSLEVRFFTHKDQREDIQYGLNHNKYVVTDNSVYIGNHDWVGSDFTFNAGVGLVVKMKNHLQDRGRATILDHVKAAFERDWMSSYAKNLQVNKDQRGKHRNLQPVDLRVETRKESEWNEPSSL, from the exons ATGGCGGGTCCGATCACCCAGGAGCCCCTGAAG AACCAGCAGAAGTGCATTGCCATCTTTGCCCTTCTCTGCTGCTTCGCTGTGCTGGTGGTGCTGATCTTTTCATCGGTGAACATCTGGGGGGACAATGAGGACGGCATCACGGAGGAAAACTGTAGCAAAGACTGCAG CATCAAGCTAGTGGAAAACCTTCCAGATGACCTCTACCCCCCCACGAATGGCGGGCACCGCCTCCCGCTCTCCGTTGGCTTGCACACACTGTTGGATCAGGCCAAGCACTCGATCGAGGTGGTGTCTCCTGTCTGGGCCTTGAACCCCTGGGACCCGGAAACGATGCCAAGTGCTGCCAAACAG GGTCAACTGCTGTTCCAGAAAATGCTCCGCCTGAAATCTCGGGGGGTTAAACTGAAGATTGCCAGCAGCCTGACGAGCTCTGCTGAACTGCAGACCTTGGCGGAACACA ATGCAGAGGTTCATTTTGTGAATATGACGGCTCTTACCAGAGGAGGACTGCATTCCTCATTCTGGATCGTGGATCGGACGCACATTTACATCGGGAGTGCTGATATGGACTGGAGGTCACTGTCCAAG AGGAAGGAACTGGGGGTGGTGGTGCACAACTGCAGCTGTCTGGCTCTGGACCTCCATCGCGTCTTCTCCTTCTACTGGCAGCTCCACCAGAGGGACTACGTCCCCTCCATCTGGTCAAAGAGAGTCACGGCCCTCTACGGGAGGCACGGCGCCCTGGACCTGCAGCTGGACGCCAGCCAGGCCTCGGCTTATGTGTCT ACCTCTCCGGAACTCTTCTGCGCTCGAGATCGCACCAGAGACATCGATGCCATCCATCACGTCATCCAGAGCGCAGAGACGTTTGTCTTCATATCCGTGACGGACTACCTCCCTCTGGTGAGCAGGAGTTTCAGAGGAACCCGAGTTACAAG GTACTGGTCCCCGATCGACGAGGTGATCCGGGAGGCGGTTGTGCTGAGAAGGATCAAAGTCCACCTGTTGATCAGCTTCTGGGCGAAGACTCATCCCCTCACCTTGAACTTCGTCACCTCCCTCAAGTCGCTCTGCATGGAGTTGGTAAACTGTTCCCTGGAGGTG AGGTTTTTTACTCACAAGGATCAACGGGAGGACATTCAATATGGACTCAACCACAACAAATATGTGGTGACGGACAATTCTGTCTACATCG GTAACCACGACTGGGTTGGGAGCGACTTTACCTTTAATGCAGGAGTTGGGCTGGTGGTCAAGATGAAAAATCACCTTCAGGACAGAGGAAGAGCGACAATCCTGGATCACGTCAAGGCTGCTTTTGAAAGAGACTGGATGTCAAGTTATGCCAAGAATCTCCAAGTAAACAAAGATCAACGAGGCAAACACAGAAATCTACAGCCAGTGGACCTTCGTGTGGAGACCAGGAAGGAAAGCGAGTGGAATGAACCCTCGTCTTTATAA